In Mycolicibacterium phocaicum, one DNA window encodes the following:
- a CDS encoding polysaccharide biosynthesis protein, translating into MAKTLISLIWIYGGRGVGLLWTLILVQRLGVSEYGLYAMATVLNGIVGNTVDNSFAVRAIRESEEHFLRERTMRYLVAVGLVAAGAVTFDVNYVIGFGLMVAGGEIALNVVKSQSARDGHPDKVYRLDTARQFSSAGIGAVYLYTAAHPTLTHASLLYCTPYVLILLVGAKLAIGHRPAPPGPPRLIAALTGEMLGTTLYLGGDVLLLGTLVDTTAAGYYQLAWVVAAAVAAAGQSFGMTYHEPLRESGGDLSAAPPLRNILRMAALGGSLLLIIGGCLFAFGAPTQLATTMMIMGGFAALRICIFVLQVILYTQRHDVFRLTIAVGLVPVKLGMVAALATLTPLGAVGAAIAATVADAIMLAGFTWAVYRPREVVES; encoded by the coding sequence GTGGCGAAGACGCTCATCTCGCTGATCTGGATCTACGGCGGTCGCGGGGTCGGCCTGCTGTGGACGCTGATCCTCGTCCAGCGCCTCGGTGTCTCCGAATACGGCCTGTACGCCATGGCGACGGTGCTCAACGGCATCGTCGGCAACACCGTCGACAACTCCTTCGCGGTCCGGGCCATCCGGGAATCCGAGGAGCACTTCCTGCGTGAGCGCACCATGCGCTACCTCGTCGCGGTGGGTCTGGTCGCCGCCGGCGCGGTCACGTTCGACGTCAACTACGTCATCGGCTTCGGTCTGATGGTGGCCGGCGGCGAGATCGCCCTCAACGTCGTCAAGAGCCAGTCCGCGCGCGATGGCCACCCGGACAAGGTGTATCGGCTCGACACCGCGCGACAGTTCTCCAGTGCCGGCATCGGCGCGGTGTACCTGTACACCGCGGCGCACCCGACGCTCACCCACGCCTCGCTGCTGTACTGCACGCCCTACGTGCTGATTCTGCTGGTCGGGGCCAAGCTGGCCATCGGTCACCGGCCCGCACCACCCGGGCCGCCGCGGTTGATCGCGGCGCTGACCGGCGAAATGCTCGGCACCACGCTGTATCTCGGCGGTGACGTGCTGCTGCTCGGCACCCTGGTGGACACCACGGCAGCGGGCTATTACCAGCTCGCGTGGGTCGTCGCGGCCGCAGTGGCGGCTGCCGGCCAGTCCTTCGGCATGACCTATCACGAGCCGCTGCGGGAGAGCGGCGGAGACCTGTCGGCCGCCCCACCGCTGCGCAACATCCTGCGGATGGCGGCACTCGGCGGCTCGCTGCTGCTGATCATCGGTGGCTGCCTGTTCGCCTTCGGGGCACCGACCCAGCTCGCCACGACCATGATGATCATGGGCGGCTTCGCCGCGCTGCGCATCTGCATCTTCGTGCTGCAGGTGATCCTCTACACCCAGCGGCACGATGTCTTCCGGCTCACCATCGCCGTCGGCCTGGTGCCGGTGAAACTGGGCATGGTCGCCGCCCTCGCGACGCTGACGCCGCTCGGTGCGGTGGGCGCGGCCATCGCGGCCACCGTCGCCGACGCGATCATGCTCGCCGGGTTCACGTGGGCGGTCTACCGGCCGCGCGAGGTGGTGGAGTCATGA
- a CDS encoding glycosyltransferase gives MTTPKTAFILSKDPVLEHTGDVALARMLMQLAADSSEVSAIALSPRPGTVTADLIPGGLPLERVHKPAVRPHRLLIDSLRRRRSLVHVRFDTDELVRAIDRSDADVFVAEHSYMAESFFRSTHFGKKRFVVNTNVSESLVWRASRGALGRVEEPRLVRDELRVARAADAVSTYDAEEAEYYRDNGVAYARFMDITMPPGTQVDVATSPPRLVFMGTRDWPPNQEGFLRALELWPRISAGIPGAELCIIGAKKPGAADPVYPDGVRDLGFVDDLGAFLGTCRALIAPIRTGGGVRVKLLDTIRIGLPAVATTAAIGSLGPIFGLRPLDDDAAFIAECRRLLTDVPAAVDLGNQLFEINRQRWQDRLPHRAVADLLRGDGQV, from the coding sequence ATGACCACGCCGAAGACCGCGTTCATCCTGTCGAAAGACCCGGTGCTCGAACACACCGGTGACGTCGCGCTGGCCCGGATGCTCATGCAGCTGGCCGCCGACTCGTCCGAGGTGTCGGCCATCGCGCTGTCACCCCGACCGGGCACCGTCACTGCCGACCTGATTCCCGGTGGCCTGCCGCTCGAGCGGGTCCACAAGCCGGCCGTGCGTCCGCACCGGCTGCTCATCGACTCCCTGCGGCGCCGGCGCAGCCTGGTGCATGTCCGATTCGACACCGACGAACTGGTCCGGGCGATCGATCGCAGCGACGCCGACGTGTTCGTCGCCGAACACAGCTACATGGCCGAATCGTTCTTCCGCAGCACGCATTTCGGGAAGAAGCGATTCGTCGTCAACACCAACGTGAGCGAGTCGCTGGTCTGGCGGGCGTCGCGCGGCGCGCTCGGCCGCGTCGAGGAACCGCGCCTGGTCCGCGACGAGCTGCGCGTCGCGCGCGCGGCCGACGCCGTCAGCACCTACGACGCCGAGGAAGCCGAGTACTACCGCGACAACGGCGTCGCCTATGCCCGGTTCATGGACATCACGATGCCGCCCGGTACGCAGGTCGACGTCGCGACCTCCCCGCCGCGGCTGGTGTTCATGGGCACCCGCGACTGGCCGCCCAACCAGGAGGGGTTCCTGCGGGCTCTCGAACTGTGGCCGCGGATCTCCGCCGGGATCCCCGGCGCCGAACTGTGCATCATCGGGGCCAAGAAACCTGGTGCGGCCGACCCGGTCTATCCCGACGGGGTCCGCGACCTCGGATTCGTCGACGACCTCGGGGCGTTCCTGGGCACGTGCCGTGCCCTGATCGCGCCGATCCGCACCGGCGGGGGAGTCCGGGTCAAGCTGCTCGACACCATCCGGATCGGGCTGCCTGCCGTCGCCACCACGGCGGCCATCGGATCACTCGGGCCGATCTTCGGGTTGCGACCCCTGGACGACGATGCGGCGTTCATCGCCGAGTGCCGGCGGCTGCTCACCGACGTGCCGGCCGCCGTCGACCTGGGAAACCAGCTGTTCGAGATCAACCGGCAGCGGTGGCAGGACCGGTTGCCGCACCGGGCGGTGGCCGACCTGCTGCGCGGCGACGGTCAGGTGTAG
- a CDS encoding LGFP repeat-containing protein, which yields MNAAAAMNMSIIAFINATPPWAMSQGGLPLSSRPSDPDAYGAFTAKVATRYKGKISAYEIWNEPNAVFFYSPAPDPAGYTDLLKSAYPRIKAVDPDATVIGGVVGAVVDFGSWSINPVRFIAGMYAAGAKGNFDALSFHPYNYNLKFSDGMLIANSPVLQLLQMRQVMIDNGDDEKKIWATEYGEPTSVVNETTQAAYLKDIYTKWQEMPYTGPLMVYTTRDRKTGSNQADATVGLYRSDWTPKPAAADLAATIAAGVPKSPEFLRFSQITDPAHGSVLSPVFKATKTVWAQVRTVNTIYELPSGYVSSPRPVADIAMQRNSVPSSVFADGYQDFSGGQVFRVWWSPETGAHWASSAFAQAWKPQLGLATSDERYVNGSNRVDFQHGYMVWAPWVGVKVYYT from the coding sequence GTGAATGCCGCCGCCGCCATGAACATGTCGATCATCGCGTTCATCAACGCGACCCCGCCCTGGGCCATGTCGCAGGGCGGCCTCCCGCTCAGCAGCCGGCCGTCGGACCCCGACGCCTACGGCGCCTTCACGGCCAAGGTGGCCACGCGTTACAAGGGCAAGATCTCCGCCTACGAGATCTGGAACGAGCCGAACGCGGTGTTCTTCTACAGCCCCGCGCCCGATCCCGCGGGCTACACCGATCTGCTGAAGTCGGCCTATCCGCGCATCAAGGCCGTCGACCCGGACGCGACGGTGATCGGTGGGGTCGTCGGCGCCGTCGTGGACTTCGGCTCGTGGTCGATCAACCCGGTGCGCTTCATCGCCGGGATGTACGCCGCCGGCGCCAAGGGCAACTTCGACGCGCTGTCGTTCCACCCGTACAACTACAACCTGAAATTCTCCGACGGCATGCTGATCGCGAATTCGCCTGTCCTGCAATTGCTTCAGATGCGCCAGGTGATGATCGACAACGGCGACGACGAGAAGAAGATCTGGGCCACCGAATACGGCGAGCCCACCTCGGTGGTCAACGAGACCACGCAGGCCGCGTATCTCAAGGACATCTACACCAAGTGGCAGGAGATGCCGTACACCGGCCCGCTGATGGTCTACACCACACGTGACCGCAAGACCGGGAGCAACCAGGCCGACGCCACCGTCGGGCTCTACCGCAGCGACTGGACCCCGAAGCCCGCGGCCGCCGACCTGGCGGCGACCATCGCCGCCGGCGTACCCAAATCGCCGGAGTTCCTGCGCTTTTCGCAGATCACCGACCCGGCGCACGGCTCGGTCCTGAGCCCGGTGTTCAAGGCAACCAAGACGGTGTGGGCGCAGGTCCGCACGGTCAACACCATCTACGAGCTGCCGAGCGGCTACGTGTCGTCACCGCGCCCGGTGGCCGACATCGCGATGCAGCGGAACTCGGTGCCTTCGAGCGTCTTTGCCGATGGCTACCAGGACTTCTCCGGCGGCCAGGTGTTCCGCGTGTGGTGGTCGCCCGAGACCGGTGCCCACTGGGCCTCGAGCGCTTTCGCGCAGGCCTGGAAACCGCAGCTGGGGTTGGCCACCAGCGACGAGCGCTACGTCAACGGCTCCAACCGCGTCGACTTCCAGCACGGTTACATGGTCTGGGCACCGTGGGTCGGCGTGAAGGTCTACTACACCTGA
- a CDS encoding YveK family protein, whose amino-acid sequence MITPAGVPRVRDYALFVKNSWVLVLVTTIASALVGWAGWEHAKPEYRSTASVFVRTEGSASPLDAYYGDAGMLGLMETYRNLATSSQITAPIIQKLGLIESDKELAARIVILPSATAMLNVTVTGGDADQTTQIAHEVVNDLVAVGNRLALVAGTSATLVVIDDASPAERVGSVASYVMTGTVLGFALCVIAVIARALIFDRVQSRRHLERVIGDATAGASG is encoded by the coding sequence GTGATCACGCCGGCCGGAGTGCCGCGGGTGCGCGACTACGCGCTGTTCGTCAAGAACAGTTGGGTGCTGGTGTTGGTCACCACCATCGCGAGTGCACTGGTGGGCTGGGCGGGCTGGGAGCACGCCAAGCCCGAATACCGATCCACGGCATCGGTGTTCGTCCGGACCGAGGGCAGCGCATCGCCCCTGGACGCCTACTACGGCGACGCCGGCATGCTCGGCCTGATGGAGACCTACCGAAACCTGGCCACCAGCTCGCAGATCACCGCGCCCATCATCCAGAAGCTTGGCCTGATCGAGTCCGACAAGGAACTCGCCGCCCGGATCGTCATATTGCCCAGTGCCACAGCGATGTTGAACGTCACGGTCACCGGCGGTGATGCCGACCAGACCACACAGATCGCGCACGAGGTCGTCAACGACCTGGTCGCGGTGGGCAACCGGCTGGCCCTGGTCGCCGGTACCAGCGCGACGCTCGTCGTCATCGACGACGCCAGCCCCGCCGAGCGGGTGGGCAGCGTGGCGTCGTATGTGATGACCGGGACGGTCCTGGGTTTCGCGCTGTGTGTCATCGCGGTCATCGCGCGGGCGCTGATCTTCGACCGGGTACAGAGTCGCCGGCACCTCGAGCGGGTTATCGGTGACGCGACCGCCGGAGCGTCGGGATGA
- a CDS encoding glycosyltransferase family 4 protein: MPVDLREYRLVYIGPAEGQTAVGDYAENFVNAVQPLFGEVMQRRTLGPGAETVAQVRGHRRAVAELVAGAPPGRVLVHAELAAGAVSAFWSIAGLRGVPVAATIHDPPQGIWWPARTRFVAQHRLVMHGLHYPLRPLSRRIEGVVNGDRTMVALSQIGADSIKAIYPDSTVAAVPHIISERPRLRPLTERPKAVGFFGHVYRGKGFEQIARIRRELPDDIVIRVAGRGTEALTGGPGVEIVGPVDGPAEDTFFDSVRAVVIPYGKRHFYAETYPASGSVAHSMAYRTPVVCTDYGALAELDERTGALVVRIGDQNAEQVASSLAKAIVSLVDDDQRLAEFGRHVEAYREACSGPRTAEAFGRVWTDMLARAAVSV, translated from the coding sequence ATGCCGGTCGATCTACGCGAGTACCGGCTGGTCTACATCGGTCCGGCCGAAGGCCAGACCGCGGTGGGCGACTACGCCGAGAACTTCGTCAACGCGGTACAGCCGCTGTTCGGTGAGGTCATGCAACGTCGCACCCTGGGTCCGGGCGCCGAGACGGTCGCCCAGGTACGGGGCCACCGGCGTGCGGTCGCCGAACTGGTGGCCGGTGCGCCGCCGGGACGGGTGCTGGTGCATGCGGAGCTGGCGGCCGGTGCGGTGTCGGCGTTCTGGTCGATCGCCGGATTACGTGGGGTGCCGGTGGCGGCGACGATTCACGATCCGCCGCAAGGCATCTGGTGGCCGGCGCGAACCCGGTTCGTGGCGCAGCACCGGCTCGTCATGCACGGCCTGCATTACCCTTTGCGCCCGCTGTCGCGGCGGATCGAGGGCGTCGTCAACGGGGACCGGACGATGGTCGCGCTGAGTCAGATCGGCGCGGACTCCATCAAGGCCATCTACCCCGACAGCACCGTCGCCGCCGTGCCGCACATCATCTCCGAACGGCCGCGGCTGCGCCCGCTCACCGAGCGGCCCAAGGCCGTGGGCTTCTTCGGGCATGTGTACCGGGGCAAGGGTTTCGAGCAGATCGCCCGCATCCGCCGGGAGCTGCCCGACGACATCGTGATCCGGGTGGCGGGCCGGGGGACCGAGGCACTGACGGGGGGCCCGGGGGTGGAGATCGTCGGCCCGGTCGACGGTCCGGCTGAGGACACGTTCTTCGATTCGGTACGGGCCGTGGTGATTCCGTACGGCAAGCGCCACTTCTACGCCGAGACGTACCCGGCATCCGGTTCGGTCGCCCACTCGATGGCCTACCGCACACCCGTGGTCTGCACCGACTACGGCGCCCTGGCCGAACTGGACGAGCGCACCGGCGCCCTCGTCGTCCGCATCGGCGACCAGAACGCCGAACAGGTCGCGTCGTCGCTGGCCAAGGCCATCGTGTCCCTCGTCGACGACGATCAGCGACTGGCCGAGTTCGGCCGGCACGTCGAGGCCTACCGCGAGGCCTGCTCCGGGCCGCGGACGGCCGAGGCGTTCGGCCGCGTGTGGACCGACATGTTGGCCCGAGCAGCTGTGAGCGTGTGA
- a CDS encoding acyltransferase: MIGEPATADPADVARKKAAAPTLKLPPDPEWELGEDGRVTYYKMQKMSVRRKARNRIGELLFNMFITHIPSHTIRQGFLRLFGATIGEWSTIMRGTTILDIEFLTIGNGTTIGFRCLLDARAGLWIGDNVTIASDVHLLGGGHDINHPDFLPIPIPTVIEDYVWIASRAMVLPALIGRGAVVAAQALVVKDVAPLDVVGGNPAKVFAKRNPDALGYSAKYRPLFC; encoded by the coding sequence GTGATTGGCGAGCCGGCAACGGCAGACCCGGCAGATGTGGCACGCAAGAAAGCGGCCGCGCCGACCTTGAAATTGCCGCCGGATCCCGAGTGGGAACTCGGTGAGGACGGCCGCGTCACCTACTACAAGATGCAGAAGATGAGCGTTCGCCGTAAGGCGCGCAACCGAATCGGCGAACTGCTGTTCAACATGTTCATCACGCACATCCCGTCGCACACCATCCGCCAGGGATTCCTGCGGCTGTTCGGCGCCACCATCGGTGAGTGGTCGACCATCATGCGCGGCACCACGATCCTGGACATCGAATTCCTGACGATCGGCAACGGCACCACAATCGGATTCCGCTGCCTGCTCGACGCGCGGGCCGGCCTGTGGATCGGCGACAACGTGACCATCGCCAGCGATGTCCACCTGCTCGGCGGCGGGCACGACATCAACCACCCGGACTTCCTGCCGATCCCGATCCCGACGGTTATCGAGGACTACGTATGGATCGCGAGCCGGGCCATGGTGCTGCCCGCCCTGATCGGCCGCGGCGCCGTCGTCGCCGCGCAGGCGCTCGTGGTCAAGGACGTGGCCCCACTCGACGTGGTCGGCGGCAACCCCGCCAAGGTGTTCGCCAAGCGAAATCCGGATGCATTGGGCTACAGCGCAAAGTACCGGCCGTTGTTCTGCTGA
- a CDS encoding lipase family protein, with translation MRQVELRRTVLALAAVLVTVAACGQSGPVPPRPGDDVRPTRDLTPMFPGAEALPPPDLTDDGPGSLVELKPVKGDPSFDEAGATAARIVYRSTSGVDGRPIQVSGLIAVPPGPAPKGGWPIISFGHDTTGLLPKCAPTLAPQFWGYSTGMTVYLRRGFAIVLSDYQGLGIDPGSSARQHSILDANSLGNSIIDAARAIHRAAPSTSTNWGALGAGEGGLAAWAAAERNGTYGAGMNMVGAVAVNPIADLAPLADPDRTAALATADQYRLQIRALQSLETMQPDFDLDAHRSAKLKDQWDLLVDCAPRDVAAAQLALNQLTPNDFQAKDAAAAADLKRRLGAVALPSPGAGPNDPPVLVAFGTADTVNPAAGVLTATAAACARGQQIVVMRGVGDTGQINDQTMQNALAWLQARFDGERVADVCVGAT, from the coding sequence ATGCGTCAGGTTGAGTTGCGGCGCACGGTACTGGCACTGGCTGCAGTGCTGGTCACCGTCGCTGCGTGCGGCCAGTCGGGTCCGGTGCCGCCACGGCCGGGTGACGACGTGCGTCCCACCCGGGACCTCACCCCGATGTTTCCGGGGGCCGAGGCACTCCCGCCGCCCGACCTCACCGACGACGGCCCGGGTTCCCTGGTCGAGCTGAAGCCCGTCAAAGGTGACCCCAGCTTCGACGAGGCCGGCGCCACCGCGGCACGCATCGTGTACCGGTCCACGAGCGGCGTGGACGGCCGTCCCATCCAGGTCAGCGGCCTGATCGCGGTGCCCCCGGGCCCGGCGCCCAAGGGCGGCTGGCCCATCATCTCGTTCGGGCACGACACCACCGGGCTGCTGCCCAAGTGCGCGCCGACCCTCGCGCCGCAATTCTGGGGCTACTCGACCGGGATGACGGTGTATCTGCGGCGCGGCTTCGCCATCGTCCTGTCCGACTACCAGGGGCTGGGCATCGACCCGGGCTCCAGTGCCCGGCAGCACTCCATCCTGGATGCGAACAGCCTGGGGAACAGCATCATCGACGCCGCCCGCGCGATCCATCGCGCCGCTCCGTCCACCAGCACCAACTGGGGTGCGCTGGGCGCCGGCGAAGGCGGCCTGGCCGCGTGGGCCGCGGCCGAACGCAACGGGACCTACGGCGCCGGCATGAACATGGTCGGCGCGGTGGCGGTCAACCCGATCGCGGATCTGGCGCCGCTCGCCGACCCGGACCGCACCGCCGCGCTGGCGACCGCCGATCAGTACCGGCTGCAGATCCGGGCGCTGCAGAGCCTGGAAACCATGCAGCCCGACTTCGACCTCGACGCGCACCGCTCGGCGAAACTCAAGGACCAGTGGGACCTGTTGGTCGACTGCGCACCGCGCGACGTCGCGGCCGCCCAACTGGCGCTGAATCAGTTGACTCCCAACGACTTCCAGGCCAAGGATGCGGCCGCTGCGGCAGACCTCAAGCGTCGCCTCGGTGCCGTCGCGTTGCCCAGTCCCGGTGCGGGCCCGAACGATCCGCCGGTGCTGGTGGCGTTCGGCACGGCCGACACCGTCAACCCGGCGGCCGGCGTGCTGACGGCCACCGCGGCCGCGTGTGCCCGCGGCCAGCAGATCGTCGTGATGCGCGGCGTCGGCGACACGGGCCAGATCAACGACCAGACGATGCAGAACGCGCTGGCGTGGCTGCAGGCGCGGTTCGACGGCGAGCGCGTGGCCGATGTCTGTGTGGGGGCGACGTGA
- a CDS encoding O-antigen ligase family protein — MNARLGQLGNLKSSVGILAVILGLVWLATSFGQVTLLGIVAIAALVVGIYVGLRHPLWFLYGLAVVTGALPFGYFPGVHVPLYLPFAFGAVVALFVHPRLARPIHPLEWAIIALVITSIASVAVTGVGVGDVIQIVRWSVVTLVAIALSSLSGQHLEKFGRIFVYATLANAVFGLYIVAFDPNQTSFRYLRVFGYAAEYTATRFAFAEGGAERSMRLGGTSVDPNAEGIALVVSIAVGLVVLAGWQRIVVTGIFLVALLLTLSRAGMFTIVGGAVLVLAFHTMRSRDRGLAIAAMVAAIGAAAAIPEVRTRFAHSFSSDDVGSTSRIDAIREFPDTMAGYWLFGKGWNRLEFRDGNYAFVLNHVSNAPLLTIYRGGIFPGLAFFAIMVIGCVMSYRAIRSNSFAWAGYGGIYIGFCVVALQLDHPVVGIPPATLKFSILLAFLVHIDRERQEQVRLRHAQADSQQTPLAAAH; from the coding sequence ATGAACGCCCGTTTGGGTCAACTCGGCAATCTTAAATCATCGGTCGGGATTCTGGCCGTGATCTTGGGCCTGGTCTGGTTGGCGACGTCTTTTGGCCAGGTCACCCTGTTGGGCATTGTCGCTATTGCCGCACTGGTTGTCGGCATCTATGTCGGATTACGGCATCCGCTGTGGTTCTTGTACGGATTGGCGGTCGTCACCGGCGCACTGCCTTTCGGATATTTCCCGGGCGTTCACGTGCCCTTATATCTGCCGTTCGCATTCGGTGCGGTGGTCGCGTTGTTTGTGCATCCGCGACTGGCCCGTCCGATTCATCCGCTGGAATGGGCGATCATCGCGCTCGTGATCACGTCGATCGCGTCGGTCGCGGTAACCGGCGTGGGCGTGGGCGACGTCATCCAGATCGTCCGGTGGTCGGTGGTCACCTTGGTCGCGATCGCACTGAGCAGTCTGTCGGGGCAACATCTGGAGAAGTTCGGCCGCATATTCGTCTACGCGACGCTGGCCAATGCGGTCTTCGGCCTGTACATCGTGGCATTCGACCCCAACCAGACCTCGTTCAGGTATCTGCGGGTCTTCGGTTACGCGGCGGAATACACCGCGACGCGCTTCGCGTTCGCCGAAGGCGGTGCCGAAAGGTCCATGCGACTCGGCGGCACGTCGGTGGACCCCAACGCCGAGGGCATCGCGCTGGTGGTGTCGATCGCCGTCGGCCTGGTTGTCCTGGCGGGCTGGCAGCGCATCGTCGTGACCGGCATCTTCCTCGTCGCGCTGCTGCTCACCTTGAGCCGGGCCGGCATGTTCACCATCGTCGGCGGGGCGGTGCTGGTGCTGGCCTTCCACACCATGCGGTCCCGGGACCGCGGTTTGGCCATCGCCGCGATGGTGGCCGCGATCGGAGCCGCGGCGGCGATACCGGAAGTGCGGACCAGATTCGCGCACTCGTTCAGCAGTGACGATGTCGGCTCCACTTCCCGAATTGATGCCATCCGTGAATTCCCCGACACCATGGCCGGTTACTGGTTGTTCGGAAAAGGCTGGAACCGGCTCGAATTCCGGGACGGAAACTATGCGTTCGTGCTGAACCATGTGTCGAACGCGCCATTGCTGACGATTTACCGCGGCGGCATTTTCCCCGGTCTGGCGTTCTTTGCGATCATGGTGATCGGTTGCGTCATGAGCTACCGCGCGATTCGCTCGAATTCATTTGCCTGGGCCGGATATGGCGGCATCTACATCGGATTCTGTGTTGTCGCGCTCCAACTCGATCACCCCGTGGTCGGCATCCCCCCGGCCACCCTCAAGTTCTCCATTTTGCTGGCGTTCCTGGTGCATATAGACCGAGAACGGCAGGAACAGGTAAGACTGCGACACGCCCAAGCAGATTCACAGCAAACGCCCTTGGCTGCTGCACACTGA
- a CDS encoding polysaccharide biosynthesis tyrosine autokinase, with amino-acid sequence MEIKEYLRIFGRYWWAIVALTVVGGVAGWSWWEFGDREYQSSATLFVATQNGTSVTEAYQNNLFSQDRVNSYATLAMSEQVAARAVDQLKATISAGELRAKVTAVPLPKTVLLQVSVTDKDPGQAQTYASAVADQLAGLVGELETSRRGGSPAAGAIVVDEAGYPTKPLGYSMVTRIGMGLAGGLVLGLLAAIVLGIIDRRVRGRDRVADASGSLLMGALPADSARSHAPVVDLTAEGAYPEALRELRNNLRFTVPANRDEAARVIAVASPSPSDGRTTVAIDLAAVLAETGRSVVLVDGDLRNPAVAQRLDLTPAARQGAADRGLSTVLVGENTVAESLIPEVSVGQHRIAVLPAGPATTRPGELWAGDHTESLFADLSGQFDYVVVDTPPLGKYNDGAVAAALSDGALLVGRIRHTTSNALTRAVQTLKSANAVLIGSVATDEPVEFKLHIGGSDGPKSGGGKSKKAAPKAAAKAASQPEAKTAAHQKP; translated from the coding sequence TTGGAGATCAAAGAGTACCTGCGGATATTCGGCCGGTACTGGTGGGCGATCGTGGCGCTGACGGTTGTCGGAGGTGTCGCGGGCTGGTCGTGGTGGGAATTCGGTGATCGCGAATACCAGTCCAGCGCGACGCTTTTCGTGGCGACCCAGAACGGCACGTCGGTCACCGAGGCCTACCAGAACAACCTGTTCTCCCAGGACCGCGTGAACTCCTACGCCACCCTCGCCATGAGCGAGCAGGTGGCTGCCCGCGCGGTGGACCAGCTGAAGGCGACCATCTCGGCGGGCGAACTGCGGGCCAAGGTCACCGCCGTCCCGCTGCCGAAGACCGTGTTGCTGCAGGTGTCGGTCACCGACAAGGACCCGGGCCAGGCGCAGACCTACGCCAGCGCGGTGGCCGATCAGCTCGCCGGCCTGGTGGGGGAGCTGGAGACGTCCCGCCGTGGCGGCAGCCCCGCCGCGGGCGCCATCGTCGTGGACGAGGCCGGCTATCCGACCAAGCCCCTGGGCTATTCGATGGTCACCCGCATCGGGATGGGGCTGGCCGGTGGCCTCGTCCTCGGCCTGCTGGCGGCCATCGTGCTCGGCATCATCGACCGCCGCGTGCGCGGCCGCGACCGCGTGGCCGACGCCAGTGGTTCGCTGCTCATGGGCGCGCTGCCCGCGGACTCGGCCCGCAGCCATGCGCCGGTGGTCGACCTGACCGCCGAGGGTGCCTATCCGGAGGCGCTGCGCGAGCTCCGCAACAATTTGCGGTTCACCGTGCCGGCAAATCGTGATGAAGCCGCTCGGGTGATCGCGGTAGCCAGTCCGTCGCCGTCCGACGGGCGGACGACGGTGGCGATCGATCTGGCCGCCGTGCTGGCCGAGACCGGCAGAAGCGTGGTGCTGGTGGACGGTGACCTGCGCAACCCGGCGGTGGCGCAGCGCCTGGACCTGACCCCGGCGGCCCGTCAAGGCGCGGCCGACCGCGGCCTGAGCACCGTGCTGGTCGGCGAGAACACCGTCGCCGAGAGCCTGATCCCCGAGGTCTCCGTCGGTCAGCACCGGATCGCGGTGTTGCCCGCGGGCCCCGCGACCACGCGTCCGGGCGAGTTGTGGGCCGGCGACCATACCGAGAGCCTGTTCGCCGACCTGTCCGGCCAGTTCGACTACGTCGTCGTGGATACGCCGCCGCTGGGCAAGTACAACGACGGTGCCGTCGCCGCCGCACTGTCGGACGGGGCTCTGCTGGTCGGCCGCATCCGGCACACGACGAGCAATGCGCTCACGCGTGCCGTGCAGACCCTGAAGTCCGCCAACGCGGTACTGATCGGTTCGGTCGCCACCGACGAACCGGTCGAGTTCAAGCTTCACATCGGCGGGTCCGACGGCCCCAAGTCCGGTGGCGGCAAGAGCAAGAAGGCGGCGCCCAAGGCCGCCGCCAAGGCTGCATCGCAGCCCGAGGCCAAGACGGCGGCGCACCAGAAGCCGTGA